One Glycine max cultivar Williams 82 chromosome 1, Glycine_max_v4.0, whole genome shotgun sequence genomic window, CCTTAACTTACAAGCTGgttttgtaggattgagttaGCCTTAAAACCCACATTCTATGATTTCTCTCTATCTTAATAACTTCTGTTCGGACCCACACATTAGGCTTAAGCTTTATATGCTCTATGCATTACACACGAACCATAAGAAGTACCAAATCTATGCCAGCCCTGCGTATAAAAAATccttgaaagaaaaagaaacaaatttaaagTAGAAAGTTGGAAAGAACAATCAGTTCCATAGGAAGGGATGTTCACAGAAGCATAGCTGTATAGCGTGTGAAACATGCCAGAAGAGGGTGATTTTGGAAATAGAACAGTTTCATATTCTGTTCATTTTCTTCCCACGCTCAAAATGGAACAAGAATTTGGTGGATCATATGTACCTTCTTGATTCAATTTTCTTTCTCCATTGACCCtttgttttcagttttcattTTGCACTCATTCATCCAAACAGCAAAAATTCCTCTATTCATTAATTTTCCCACCCCCTATTTATTTCCTCACTCTTGTCTCCTTAACCAAATTACCAAACTAAAGGCATAGTCTAAAACATGATGCAATCAAGTGCCTAGGTCCCTATATGATCCATTACATATGATATCAGTCTAGTTCCACAAAAATACGACAGATTAATCATGTTCCATTTAAGAATTAGTAATTCATGGTATGGCTACCTGCTTTTGATGAATGCCACAGGGACGTCCAAGCTCAGTCCAGACATCCTGCATAAAACAGGAAGCATTACATAAACTTTCCTTGAGAAAAAGAATATGAATCAAGTGAAAGATGACAAGAAGCAACAGAAAGCACAGGAAAATTCATCCACTAAAAGCATATCTCAAATGGTTTCAATTCTATGTAAAAGTAACATAGTTTACCTGTGGAGATGCACCAAAAGGAATGTGTTGAGAGCCAACAGTGAAATACAATTCTTCCCCCAGCTATATAACCAAGAAAGAACTGAATTAGAAGCCAATACTACAACCACCTTGCCAAATCAAGCAAAAAGTTTCTCTAACATGAAGCCAACTAAATGTGTCATGTTAAATAAGCTAAAAGCCTAAAACCCCAACTGACATAGGGTTTAAAGAACTCAAACCTTCACATGGACCTCTTCCATGTAAATGCTGCCAGCAGGTAATGGAGGAGCAGAAGCCTTATCCATTAAGGCCCCCACACCAACCTTCTTACCAGAGGAGCTATCATATATAGAAACACGACATGTAACTGGGGTGGTCCCATCAGGAAACTCCAATGGCAATTCCACTGTCATAATTAAAAGCGAAAATGTTAGCATATTAGAATTAGAAAACTCAGTACAACATTTCAATTTCAAGAAGATATAATAAATACCTCCCCCATCATGACAGCAATCTGTAAATTGACTTGGAATAGGAAATGCAAAGGAAAGCCCCTGTGAAGAGCAAAGCAGAAAGTATTAGTAATGTGGAATTGTAGGGggtaaaaaaaaagcaataataGAGAGGCATTTGATATCCAAAATATGTACCGGATAGAATAGGGTGTAAATGCCTCTATCCTTGTCAAAAATTCCAGGATATGTGGGCCCAAACAGTGCATATACAGCAACAAAAGTAGCTAAAGTTGATGGTCCcctagaagtaaaaaaaatcatcaatagTGTTTTACAACAAGTATATACTAAAATTACAAGTCCAGATGCTCACCCAATCAAGGAAGTAGAATAGCGCATCTGAAGTCGCTTTAcatcaaatatttcaataagCCGCAGTCTCTAAAATATCAATGAAATGTTTCATCATGACAGAGTCATTTAGGCAAGTATAGATACCAATAAATACAAGCACTATAACACAGcttaaattaatattgaaaGCATAAGAACTGATGCATACTACAGTGTTATAGCTTTAGATCTTCAAGAACaagcaaaacaaattaagaaatgCTCCATTACTTTTGAACAAAGCAGCAATATCAGGTATTCaggtttaaaaaaatgcaaattctCAAGCATCGTATCATCTTGATGTGAAGGACCGACGAAGCACATTATTATTGTAACAAACAACCCAAAACTTCAAACAATTCACCCCAATTAACATGGGAAAAGAAAGGATAGCTAAATTTTAAACTTGGATTGTTACACTAGTTCAACTTCAACAGTTTTCATTTGCACTGGGAAATTACAAAAAGATCCTTACACGATTTTTCATTCTCGTTAATCTTTTATCAAGTTCTATATGTCAGCAGAATGAACTTCAATGATGATACTACTAAAAGTACATAGAGTTTTCTAAGAGAATCCAATAACATTCAGAACtcacttattttttttgcaGGAATCCTTTACACAATTACAGAATTTGCATTTTCACATGTGTCTGACTAatttagtagtatttttttatagttatttgtgaGAACATATAGCTACCAAGGCACTAGTGATGGCCCCTCAAATCAATTCTAAACAAAAACTTCACTACCTAAAACACATAATCTCAAGCTTTCTCTAAATAAGGACTCTACATTGTAAACAagatgaagggaaaaaaaatacaacacctGAGACCACGGATCGAAACGAAGATGGAATCCATGATCAGGAAAGCTAATAACAATATCCAACTTCAGGGGTTCCTGCATGTGCATAAAGTAGAAGAAGTCAAgaatctcttaaaaaataaaacgcaAAGCCACAGATAGTAGTAACCTGCGTGAAGCAGACAGTCAATTACTCGTTCAAGTTCACACAAAATCATAGACGACACAACTGACAAGGTGTTAAGTGATAATCATATGTGACAAACCTCATCAAAATACTTCACATGCACCACATCGTATAAGTTGGGTTGCTGCTCTATCTGAGCAAATGCTTCACATATAGGCATCCCTAAACAGCACACGGAAACGGCAACAAGCCAAGTCAGTAAACACAGTCGCAAAACGCAAACCATAAAAGGGACGCCAATAAAATCGACCTCAATCGTCGAATAAGCTGAGCTATTATTGAATTAAACCACACGACATATGACTTTCAATATCTATGATAACCACAACGGTAAAAATAGAACAAGCCAAATTACCATCTGAATTTGAAACCCGAGAAGCGACGCATATTCGAATTGGTAAGAGAATCTGAGAATAAAAGGGAATTGAGTATGGATAATTATAATTACCGAGGGAGAAGGGTCCGATTCCGAGACCGGGACGGAGATCGAGAACGATGGCGCCCATGGCAGTGCCCTCGCAACGGCGTCTAGGTCTCTGCAACATAGTGGttggtgagagagagagagagagagagggtatTTTGGAGTTTGCGGGTTAAGTTACTTTCGTTCGGTGAGGAAAGCAAGCCAAACGACAACACGCAGCGCAGGTGAGGTGTTGAATGCTTATATAGGGTTGTATCCAATCCAATTCGATTCGCGATTTTGATTAAGACGGAAAAACAAACCACCTtcgttatgctttttcaacaccgcAAACGCAAAAGATGCCCCTCTCGCACGCCACGGAAACCCAACtttattctatttctttttctcttttcataaaCTGTTACGCCCTGCTTATGTACACGTTGTCATTTTCCATTTAAAAAATGTACAcgttgtcatatatatatatggctaAGATAACATGTGTTTGGACtcgtttatttaatttatttcattttatcgtTAAGCTTAgccttaatttctttatttttcaatggagaattttatttttggtattttttaaattgggtGGAATTAGTCATTCATTTTAACTCCGTTAACTATCGAGGCTAGTAACTATCACCTTCAGTTActtattaatagtttttaattaatttattaattctattaatcataattattattagttaataatctaaaatatgaacaaaaatcTTAGAGGtatttggtttggttgttttttgttttcattttcacttaaaagagaagaaaatgtgTTTGATTGGATTTCTGAAAATATATCTtcggtgaaaataaaaataggaaacaattagaaaatgaaaacaataaaatatcgTTTTCAATTGAGAACAGAAATTTCATTtcggataaaat contains:
- the LOC100781434 gene encoding UPF0183 protein At3g51130 isoform X2, whose amino-acid sequence is MLQRPRRRCEGTAMGAIVLDLRPGLGIGPFSLGMPICEAFAQIEQQPNLYDVVHVKYFDEEPLKLDIVISFPDHGFHLRFDPWSQRLRLIEIFDVKRLQMRYSTSLIGGPSTLATFVAVYALFGPTYPGIFDKDRGIYTLFYPGLSFAFPIPSQFTDCCHDGGVELPLEFPDGTTPVTCRVSIYDSSSGKKVGVGALMDKASAPPLPAGSIYMEEVHVKLGEELYFTVGSQHIPFGASPQDVWTELGRPCGIHQKQVDQMVIHSASDFRPRTTLCGDYFYNYFTRGLDILFDGQTHKIKKFVLHTNFPGHADFNSYIKCNFVIHGSDSVGGSFQEVNNSKQRVITPSTKWEQVKEILGDCGRAAIQTQGSASNPFGSTLVYGYQNIAFEVMKNGYIATITLFQS
- the LOC100781434 gene encoding UPF0183 protein At3g51130 isoform X3 — its product is MGAIVLDLRPGLGIGPFSLGMPICEAFAQIEQQPNLYDVVHVKYFDEEPLKLDIVISFPDHGFHLRFDPWSQRLRLIEIFDVKRLQMRYSTSLIGGPSTLATFVAVYALFGPTYPGIFDKDRGIYTLFYPGLSFAFPIPSQFTDCCHDGGVELPLEFPDGTTPVTCRVSIYDSSSGKKVGVGALMDKASAPPLPAGSIYMEEVHVKLGEELYFTVGSQHIPFGASPQDVWTELGRPCGIHQKQVDQMVIHSASDFRPRTTLCGDYFYNYFTRGLDILFDGQTHKIKKFVLHTNFPGHADFNSYIKCNFVIHGSDSVGGSFQEVNNSKQRVITPSTKWEQVKEILGDCGRAAIQTQGSASNPFGSTLVYGYQNIAFEVMKNGYIATITLFQS
- the LOC100781434 gene encoding UPF0183 protein At3g51130 isoform X4; this translates as MGAIVLDLRPGLGIGPFSLGMPICEAFAQIEQQPNLYDVVHVKYFDEEPLKLDIVISFPDHGFHLRFDPWSQRLRLIEIFDVKRLQMRYSTSLIGGPSTLATFVAVYALFGPTYPGIFDKDRGIYTLFYPGLSFAFPIPSQFTDCCHDGGVELPLEFPDGTTPVTCRVSIYDSSSGKKVGVGALMDKASAPPLPAGSIYMEEVHVKLGEELYFTVGSQHIPFGASPQDVWTELGRPCGIHQKQVDQMVIHSASDFRPRTTLCGDYFYNYFTRGLDILFDGQTHKIKKFVLHTNFPGHADFNSYIKCNFVIHGSDLGGSFQEVNNSKQRVITPSTKWEQVKEILGDCGRAAIQTQGSASNPFGSTLVYGYQNIAFEVMKNGYIATITLFQS
- the LOC100781434 gene encoding UPF0183 protein At3g51130 isoform X1; the protein is MLQRPRRRCEGTAMGAIVLDLRPGLGIGPFSLGMPICEAFAQIEQQPNLYDVVHVKYFDEEPLKLDIVISFPDHGFHLRFDPWSQRLRLIEIFDVKRLQMRYSTSLIGGPSTLATFVAVYALFGPTYPGIFDKDRGIYTLFYPGLSFAFPIPSQFTDCCHDGGVELPLEFPDGTTPVTCRVSIYDSSSGKKVGVGALMDKASAPPLPAGSIYMEEVHVKLGEELYFTVGSQHIPFGASPQDVWTELGRPCGIHQKQVDQMVIHSASDFRPRTTLCGDYFYNYFTRGLDILFDGQTHKIKKFVLHTNFPGHADFNSYIKCNFVIHGSDLGGSFQEVNNSKQRVITPSTKWEQVKEILGDCGRAAIQTQGSASNPFGSTLVYGYQNIAFEVMKNGYIATITLFQS